The following proteins come from a genomic window of Nothobranchius furzeri strain GRZ-AD chromosome 1, NfurGRZ-RIMD1, whole genome shotgun sequence:
- the LOC129156247 gene encoding cis-aconitate decarboxylase-like has product MFSTLQKTIRPVRAARRLHNTAVEVQKHPAPEDTVTASFGKFISEIKPQHLSPVVLHRSKRMVLDSIGVGLIGSRTDVFELALQFCQHMYAPDHISSVYGRRGIRLSPTLAAFVNGVATHSMDFDDTWHPATHPSGAVLPALFALSDMMPANSKPSGLDFLLAFNVGIEIQGRLMRFSNEARSIPKRFHPPTVVGPMGSAAACSCLLSLDPSQCSHALAIAASLAGAPMANAATQSKPLHIGNASRLGLEAALLSSRGLEASPLVLDAVAGVAGFSAFYEDYVPQPLESPDDGGHVFLLEEQDMAFKHFPAHLGMHWVADAAAAVHELLVGHGLGQVSPHQVQDILLRVPQSKNINRPFPESEHEARHSFQFNACSALLDGEVTVQSFSPPAMSRPELHFLLSRVRMEHPEDNPANFNRIYGEVQVTLVGGDILKGRCDTFYGHWRNPLTIESLRKKFRSNAEVVLPSEKVERLVEVVEELDRLDDCGALLSQLQ; this is encoded by the exons ATGTTCTCCACGCTACAG AAAACCATCAGACCAGTGCGGGCTGCCAGAAGACTGCATAACACTGCAGTGGAGG TCCAGAAGCACCCAGCCCCAGAAGATACGGTCACAGCCAGTTTTGGGAAGTTCATCAGTGAAATAAAGCCTCAGCATTTGTCTCCGGTTGTGCTCCATCGCAGCAAAAGGATGGTGCTGGACAGCATCGGGGTCGGACTGATAGGGAGCAGGACAGATGTGTTTGAGCTGGCTCTTCAGTTCTGCCAG CACATGTATGCTCCGGATCACATCAGCTCTGTGTACGGACGCAGAGGGATCAGACTCTCCCCAACACTGGCAGCTTTCGTTAATGGAGTAGCG ACTCATTCCATGGACTTTGACGACACGTGGCATCCAGCCACTCATCCCTCAGGAGCTGTTCTCCCAGCTTTGTTTGCTCTCAGTGACATGATGCCGGCTAACAGCAAACCAAGCGGTCTGGACTTCTTACTGGCCTTCAATGTCGGCATTGAGATCCAGGGCCGTCTGATGAGGTTCTCTAATGAAGCACGCAGCATTCCCAAGAG gttcCATCCTCCCACTGTGGTGGGTCCTATGGGAAGTGCAGCAGCCtgttcttgtctcctgtctctggATCCGTCTCAGTGCAGTCATGCCTTGGCTATAGCAGCTTCTCTAGCTGGAGCTCCGATGGCTAATGCTGCCACTCAGTCCAAGCCCCTTCACATCGGCAACGCCTCTCGTTTGGGGCTTGAAGCTGCTCTGCTGTCCTCCAGAGGCCTAGAGGCCAGTCCTCTGGTCTTGGATGCTGTTGCAGGAGTGGCGGGCTTCAGCGCCTTTTATGAAGATTATGTTCCTCAGCCTTTAGAGTCACCTGATGATGGTGGACATGTGTTCCTGTTAGAGGAGCAGGACATGGCTTTTAAGCATTTTCCTGCCCATCTGGGGATGCACTGGGTAGCTGATGCTGCAGCTGCGGTCCATGAGCTCCTTGTGGGACATGGTCTAGGACAGGTGTCCCCACATCAGGTCCAGGACATCCTGCTCAGAGTCCCCCAGTCTAAAAACATCAACAGGCCTTTTCCCGAGTCAGAGCACGAGGCACGCCACTCCTTCCAGTTTAacgcctgcagcgctctgctggACGGTGAGGTGACCGTGCAGTCCTTCAGCCCGCCCGCCATGAGCCGCCCAGAGCTGCACTTCCTGCTGAGCCGTGTTCGCATGGAGCATCCTGAGGACAACCCCGCCAATTTCAACCGCATTTACGGAGAAGTCCAGGTGACTCTAGTTGGAGGAGACATCCTGAAGGGCCGCTGTGACACCTTCTACGGCCACTGGCGCAACCCGCTGACAATTGAGAGCCTGAGGAAGAAGTTCAGAAGCAACGCAGAGGTGGTGCTGCCATCAGAGAAGGTGGAGcggctggtggaggtggtggaggagctggACAGGCTGGATGATTGTGGAGCTCTTCTCTCACAGCTGCAGTGA